A stretch of the Arthrobacter sp. PAMC 25486 genome encodes the following:
- a CDS encoding PQQ-binding-like beta-propeller repeat protein: MQNSFLSRRTVVKAGSAAGLTAILAAAGASAASAASPLGSSPASGEHHVIDLGPAVVQFSLMSAKRVGNILYIGSRNLEPARIVALDLGSGLIVGETELSNGDTVQALDVNDAGTILYAGINQKAKGPQPNLFKWELADLGQAASPIGTMGDRDVRDMSVAPDGHVFAVGGGSGTPPALWEYDPELGTVVSRGIPDTGATQARAVAATDSTVYFGAGSSLAGSADTSRACLYAYDRATGEHTLITPSEMEADPSIRDLEVFGNQLLIGSSSSLEPAKVAAMDLGDPGSYQIAVSLGTTAKKFARIGDVVYFANDDGLCQYNLSSNTVSRLEFEGAELGGIWGVDAHNNSILATSAFGFVATIDPVAGTNSTTDLGEAGARADAQKVMGLAAGGGYIYAGGNGTIARHSVHGAPTAYLRAPGEAKDALMVGSTLYTGQYSGEGIWMYNPDDGQPIRQAAAFPKEQNRPLDVDWDLTNQLVLVGSQSDTEGGGSLWTYDPATGEARWFSNPIDAVQLIRGVASRDGIAYLGGGGPALPDGGTIVAFDPLKGEELWRIDPQGSGTAAMAMEGRNLYALSRQGLITVVDVVTRKVIHQADVSALSHGFGAMINNNGVVYGASYTNVFRFDPATFAVETVLADTEGGWYSGSHLTSDESGNIYTLQGRNLVRLEVPARPQVAVEVSARSIGGSIMLQVRAVNAESVPVEVSLSTPYGKKHFNNVQPGKNAFHAFSVRSATLPAGEITIQSSAVIGGLPVSSTRTVRYISFK, encoded by the coding sequence ATGCAGAATTCATTTTTGTCACGTCGGACAGTTGTCAAGGCGGGAAGCGCTGCAGGATTGACCGCCATCCTTGCCGCAGCCGGTGCCAGCGCCGCCTCAGCCGCTTCTCCGCTGGGAAGCAGCCCGGCGTCAGGGGAACACCACGTTATCGACCTGGGACCCGCCGTCGTACAGTTCTCTCTCATGAGCGCCAAGCGCGTTGGCAATATTCTCTACATCGGTTCACGCAACCTGGAACCGGCCCGCATTGTTGCCCTCGACCTGGGCAGCGGCCTGATAGTAGGTGAAACCGAGCTGAGCAACGGCGATACCGTCCAGGCCCTCGATGTCAACGACGCCGGTACCATTCTTTATGCCGGCATCAACCAGAAGGCGAAGGGCCCGCAGCCCAACCTGTTCAAGTGGGAGCTGGCAGACCTGGGCCAGGCCGCCAGCCCCATTGGAACCATGGGCGACAGGGATGTGCGTGACATGAGCGTGGCACCCGATGGCCACGTGTTTGCCGTGGGCGGCGGCTCGGGCACCCCGCCTGCATTGTGGGAATACGACCCGGAGCTGGGCACAGTAGTGAGCAGGGGAATTCCTGACACGGGCGCAACCCAGGCCCGCGCCGTGGCCGCAACCGACTCAACCGTTTATTTCGGCGCCGGCAGCTCACTTGCCGGCAGCGCTGACACCAGCCGCGCCTGCCTCTACGCATACGACCGAGCCACCGGCGAACACACGCTGATAACGCCGTCGGAAATGGAAGCAGACCCCAGCATCCGCGACCTGGAAGTCTTCGGCAACCAGCTCCTGATCGGCTCCTCCTCCTCACTGGAACCGGCCAAGGTTGCGGCCATGGACCTGGGCGATCCGGGGAGCTACCAGATCGCCGTTTCCCTCGGCACCACCGCCAAGAAGTTCGCGCGCATCGGCGACGTGGTCTACTTCGCCAACGACGATGGCCTGTGCCAGTACAACCTGTCCTCGAACACCGTCAGCAGGTTGGAGTTCGAAGGGGCGGAGCTCGGTGGAATCTGGGGTGTTGACGCCCACAACAACTCCATCCTGGCCACCTCGGCCTTCGGCTTCGTGGCCACCATCGATCCCGTCGCAGGCACCAACTCCACCACGGATCTGGGGGAGGCAGGTGCCAGGGCAGACGCGCAAAAAGTTATGGGTCTGGCAGCTGGCGGCGGCTACATTTACGCGGGCGGCAACGGCACCATCGCCCGCCACTCCGTGCACGGCGCGCCCACCGCCTACCTCCGTGCACCCGGCGAGGCGAAGGATGCGCTCATGGTGGGCAGCACCCTCTACACCGGCCAGTACAGCGGTGAGGGCATCTGGATGTACAACCCCGATGACGGCCAGCCGATCCGCCAGGCCGCGGCGTTCCCAAAGGAACAAAACCGGCCGCTGGACGTTGACTGGGACCTCACCAACCAGCTTGTCCTGGTAGGCAGCCAGTCGGACACCGAGGGTGGCGGGTCGCTGTGGACCTATGACCCCGCCACTGGCGAAGCGAGGTGGTTCAGCAACCCCATCGATGCCGTCCAGCTGATCCGCGGTGTCGCCTCCCGCGACGGCATTGCCTACCTCGGAGGCGGTGGTCCTGCCCTGCCAGACGGTGGCACCATCGTCGCCTTCGACCCCCTCAAAGGCGAAGAGCTCTGGCGGATCGACCCGCAGGGCTCCGGCACGGCCGCCATGGCCATGGAGGGACGCAACCTCTACGCGCTCTCCCGCCAGGGCCTGATCACCGTGGTGGACGTCGTCACCCGCAAGGTCATCCACCAGGCCGATGTCAGTGCCCTGTCCCACGGCTTCGGTGCCATGATCAACAACAACGGTGTGGTTTACGGAGCCTCCTACACCAACGTGTTCCGCTTCGACCCGGCCACCTTTGCCGTGGAAACCGTCCTCGCAGATACCGAGGGCGGCTGGTACAGCGGTTCCCACCTCACCAGCGATGAGTCCGGCAACATCTACACCCTCCAGGGGCGGAACCTGGTCCGTCTCGAAGTTCCCGCACGTCCTCAGGTGGCGGTTGAGGTTTCAGCCCGCTCCATCGGCGGGAGCATAATGCTGCAGGTCAGGGCCGTCAATGCGGAGAGCGTCCCGGTGGAGGTTTCCCTCTCCACCCCCTACGGAAAAAAGCACTTCAACAATGTCCAGCCCGGCAAAAACGCCTTCCATGCCTTCTCCGTCCGTTCGGCCACCCTGCCCGCCGGTGAAATCACGATCCAATCCAGCGCCGTCATCGGCGGCCTGCCCGTGAGCAGCACCCGCACCGTTCGCTACATCTCATTCAAGTAA
- a CDS encoding PQQ-binding-like beta-propeller repeat protein — protein sequence MQNSFLSRRTVLKAGGTAGLTAVLAAAGAGAASAYSPLGSSPAQGEHQVFDLGPAVVQFSLMSAKRVGNILYIGSRNLEPARVVALDLTSGQVVAQTTLSNGDTVQAMGVSPDEGTLYLGINQKKKGPQPNLFSWDLADLSNPATPIGTMGDRDVRDMSVSPDGHVFAVGNAAGNPPSLWEYDPALGTVVSRGIPEPTATQARAVAATNTTVFFGAGSSLAGNSESSRACLFAYDRASGEFTLVTPPEMENDPSIRGLAIHGERLLVGTSSTLEPAKVAAMDLSNLASYQLAVSLGVTAKKFTNIGDDVYFGNDDGLCHYDLATNTVSQVDLGSEDLGEIWGVDAHGSQVLLTSSFGIVVTVEPAARTYTVVDLGEAGAEADPQKVMGIAAGGGYIYAGGNGTIARHSMSGAPTTNLRAPGEAKDAVMVGSTMYTGQYSGQGILMYDPNDGLPIRQVAAFPKSQNRPLDVLWDETNQLVLVGSQSDTEGGGSLWTYDPATGESQCFINPIDDAQLIRGVATRDGIAYLGGGGPELLDGGTITAYDPVKGQELWRIEAQGSGTAAMVVEGQNLYALSRNGFITVIDVVTRNVIHQADISVLSHGFGALINNGGVVYGASKTNVFRFDPVSFAVAAVLAETDAGWYSGSHLANDESGNIYTLRERNLVRIEVPVLSKVGIDVSARSVGRNSMLQVTVSNAENVPVDAVIATAYGERRFSNVQPGKNAFHAFTVRSASLPAGEVGVQVLAVVGGETVNSTRSVSYGAFG from the coding sequence ATGCAGAATTCATTCTTGTCACGTCGGACAGTCCTCAAGGCAGGCGGGACGGCTGGATTGACGGCCGTTCTCGCTGCCGCAGGCGCCGGCGCTGCCTCGGCGTATTCCCCCCTGGGAAGCAGCCCGGCGCAAGGCGAGCACCAAGTCTTCGACTTGGGTCCTGCCGTTGTACAGTTCTCGCTGATGAGCGCCAAGCGGGTGGGAAATATCCTCTACATCGGGTCCCGAAACCTGGAACCGGCCAGGGTTGTTGCTCTTGACTTGACGAGCGGGCAAGTGGTTGCCCAGACCACGCTGAGCAACGGCGACACCGTGCAGGCCATGGGGGTGAGCCCTGATGAAGGCACGCTTTACCTGGGCATCAACCAAAAGAAGAAGGGCCCGCAGCCCAACCTCTTCAGCTGGGACCTCGCCGATCTGAGCAACCCGGCAACCCCCATCGGCACCATGGGCGACCGGGACGTGCGTGACATGAGCGTGTCACCCGACGGGCATGTTTTTGCCGTGGGCAATGCGGCGGGCAATCCGCCCTCGTTGTGGGAATACGATCCCGCACTGGGAACCGTTGTCAGCCGCGGAATTCCAGAACCAACGGCAACCCAGGCCCGCGCCGTGGCTGCCACCAACACAACTGTATTCTTCGGTGCAGGCAGCTCACTGGCCGGCAACAGTGAATCCAGCCGGGCCTGCCTGTTCGCCTACGACCGGGCCAGCGGGGAGTTCACCTTGGTCACGCCTCCGGAAATGGAGAATGATCCCAGCATCCGGGGCCTGGCCATCCATGGCGAACGCCTCCTGGTAGGTACGTCGTCGACGCTGGAGCCGGCCAAGGTGGCCGCCATGGATTTGTCCAATTTGGCGTCCTACCAGTTGGCCGTATCGCTGGGCGTGACTGCCAAGAAGTTCACCAATATTGGCGATGATGTGTATTTTGGCAACGACGACGGCCTGTGCCACTACGACCTGGCCACGAATACGGTCAGCCAGGTTGATCTCGGCAGTGAAGACCTGGGGGAGATTTGGGGCGTTGACGCCCACGGCAGCCAGGTTCTGCTGACCTCGTCATTCGGCATTGTTGTCACGGTGGAGCCAGCGGCACGCACCTACACCGTGGTGGACCTGGGGGAGGCCGGTGCCGAAGCCGACCCACAGAAGGTCATGGGCATTGCGGCGGGCGGTGGATACATCTATGCCGGTGGCAACGGCACGATCGCCCGCCACTCCATGTCGGGGGCGCCCACCACCAACCTGAGGGCGCCCGGCGAAGCGAAGGACGCCGTCATGGTCGGCAGCACCATGTACACAGGGCAATACAGCGGCCAGGGCATCTTGATGTATGACCCCAACGACGGCTTGCCCATCCGTCAGGTCGCGGCATTTCCGAAGTCCCAAAACAGGCCCCTGGACGTTCTTTGGGATGAGACCAATCAGCTGGTGCTGGTGGGAAGCCAGTCGGACACCGAGGGTGGAGGGTCACTGTGGACCTACGATCCGGCTACAGGGGAATCGCAGTGCTTCATCAACCCCATCGATGATGCCCAATTGATCCGGGGCGTTGCCACCCGTGACGGCATTGCCTACCTGGGCGGCGGCGGTCCCGAGTTGCTCGACGGGGGAACCATCACCGCATACGACCCTGTCAAGGGGCAGGAGCTGTGGCGCATCGAAGCCCAGGGATCCGGCACCGCGGCCATGGTGGTGGAGGGGCAAAATCTCTACGCACTCTCGCGGAACGGATTCATCACCGTGATCGACGTGGTGACGCGCAACGTCATTCACCAGGCTGATATCAGCGTCCTGTCCCATGGATTCGGGGCACTGATCAACAACGGCGGTGTGGTCTACGGGGCGTCTAAGACCAACGTCTTCCGCTTCGATCCGGTTTCCTTTGCCGTTGCAGCCGTTCTCGCCGAAACCGACGCCGGCTGGTACAGCGGCTCACACCTGGCCAATGACGAGTCGGGGAACATCTACACCCTGCGCGAGCGCAACCTGGTGCGCATAGAGGTGCCCGTGCTGTCCAAGGTTGGCATCGACGTGTCGGCACGGTCGGTCGGGCGGAACAGCATGCTGCAGGTCACCGTCAGCAACGCTGAAAACGTGCCTGTGGATGCTGTCATCGCCACGGCCTACGGTGAGAGGCGATTTAGCAATGTCCAGCCCGGCAAGAACGCCTTCCATGCCTTCACCGTCCGTTCGGCCTCCCTGCCCGCTGGTGAGGTAGGTGTTCAGGTCCTCGCCGTTGTCGGTGGCGAGACCGTGAACAGTACCCGGAGCGTCAGTTACGGCGCGTTCGGCTAA
- a CDS encoding heme-copper oxidase subunit III, with protein MTTATHAPSTPAHPTLNRPNMVSVGTVVWLASELMFFAGLFAMYFTLRSTTGGMWAEETAKLNFPFALVNTLILVSSSFSCQMGVFTAENLRPRRTGRLFQFSKWGMTEWFLLTFVLGAVFVAGQTTEYAMLTSEYVTLNSNPYGSAFYITTGFHGLHVIGGLIAFLLIIGRAYAAKKFGHFEATSAIVTSYYWHFVDVVWIGLFLVIYVLK; from the coding sequence GTGACAACTGCGACCCATGCCCCCAGTACCCCGGCGCATCCGACGCTGAACCGCCCGAACATGGTTTCTGTAGGAACCGTCGTTTGGTTGGCCAGTGAGCTGATGTTCTTTGCCGGCCTTTTTGCCATGTACTTCACGCTGCGTTCCACCACTGGTGGAATGTGGGCTGAAGAAACGGCCAAGCTGAACTTCCCGTTCGCCTTGGTGAACACCCTCATCCTGGTATCTAGCTCCTTTAGCTGCCAGATGGGTGTCTTCACCGCGGAGAACCTTCGGCCTCGCCGCACCGGACGCCTCTTCCAGTTCTCCAAGTGGGGAATGACGGAGTGGTTCCTGTTGACCTTCGTTCTCGGTGCAGTATTCGTTGCCGGTCAGACGACCGAATACGCCATGCTGACGTCCGAGTACGTGACCCTGAATTCCAACCCTTATGGCTCCGCCTTCTACATCACGACAGGTTTCCACGGCCTGCACGTGATTGGCGGACTTATTGCATTCCTCCTCATCATTGGACGCGCCTACGCAGCCAAGAAGTTTGGACACTTCGAAGCCACCAGCGCGATCGTGACTTCTTACTACTGGCACTTCGTGGACGTCGTGTGGATTGGCCTCTTCTTGGTCATCTACGTCCTGAAGTAA
- a CDS encoding PQQ-binding-like beta-propeller repeat protein, with product MQSSFLSRRTAMKAGGAAGLTAVLAAAAAVNPAAAQSLLGSSPAQGEPIITDLGPAVVQFSLMSAQLVGTTLFIGSRNIAPVRIVALDVPTGRVVGQTAIGTGDTIQAMSVDAAGTTLYAGVLQKSTGPQPNLYRWDLADLARPAEPLGTIGDRDVRDLSVAPDGHVFAVGGGSNTAPALWEYDPTTGTVISRGIPEPSATLARAVAATDDTVFFGAGSTLGGGGGTSRACLFAYDRASGTHTPITPAEMEVDPSIRDLAIFGSQLIVGTAASTEPAKIAVVDTGNLASYQIATSIGTTAKNFARVGDILYFANEVGLNQYDLATHEISEVTFDGPDLGEIWGVDVMGGNVLVTSAYGFIANIDPVSGNCLTTDLAEAGASADAQTAMGMAAGGGYIYVGGNGVIARHSMHGDPTIHLQSPGEAKDAIVLGATLYTGQYSGQGIWKYDPNDGQPIRQAAAFPKAQNRPLDVSWDNHHQLILVAAQSDTEAGGSLWTYDPVTEASGHFINPIDDVQLLRAVVAREGVAYCGGGGPGTIDGGTIMAIDPTTGAELWRMDPQDSGTAALALQGHNLYALSRRGTLLVIDVRNRQVMHQKSIRPLAEGFGALLTNAGVVYGVSGTTVFCFDPVTFEVSTVLGDTQGGWFSGRHLANDEDGNIYSLRGRNLVRIEVPTYPQTDIGVTCRSIGRNVTLQVTAQNVEQIPVDVFISTPYGEKQFKNVQPGRNAFHSFTARLPELPAGEVVVRTSILAGGEAIVSSKTVSYGD from the coding sequence ATGCAGAGTTCATTTTTGTCACGTCGGACAGCCATGAAAGCGGGAGGCGCAGCCGGATTGACAGCCGTCCTTGCAGCCGCGGCGGCAGTCAATCCGGCTGCAGCCCAATCTTTGCTGGGAAGCAGCCCTGCCCAAGGCGAACCAATCATCACCGACCTGGGTCCCGCCGTCGTGCAGTTCTCCTTGATGAGTGCCCAGTTGGTTGGCACGACGCTGTTCATCGGCTCGCGCAACATTGCACCGGTACGGATCGTGGCGTTGGATGTGCCCACTGGGCGGGTCGTTGGCCAGACTGCGATCGGCACGGGCGACACCATCCAGGCCATGTCTGTTGATGCTGCCGGGACAACTCTTTACGCGGGTGTTCTGCAAAAGAGCACCGGGCCGCAGCCGAACCTGTACCGTTGGGATCTTGCCGACCTGGCCAGGCCCGCGGAGCCCCTCGGCACCATCGGTGACCGCGACGTGCGCGATCTCAGTGTGGCCCCGGACGGACACGTATTTGCCGTTGGCGGCGGATCCAACACCGCCCCGGCCCTGTGGGAATACGACCCCACCACCGGTACTGTTATCAGCCGTGGCATCCCGGAACCGAGCGCAACACTGGCACGGGCCGTCGCCGCAACGGACGATACCGTGTTCTTTGGTGCCGGCAGCACCCTTGGCGGTGGGGGAGGCACGAGCCGAGCATGCCTCTTCGCCTACGATCGGGCGAGCGGGACGCACACACCGATCACACCAGCCGAAATGGAAGTTGACCCCAGCATTCGGGATCTTGCGATCTTTGGCAGCCAGCTGATCGTGGGAACAGCAGCATCTACCGAGCCGGCCAAGATTGCGGTGGTGGACACTGGCAACCTGGCGTCCTACCAAATCGCTACGTCGATAGGAACCACGGCAAAGAACTTTGCGCGCGTTGGAGACATTCTCTATTTCGCCAACGAGGTGGGACTGAACCAGTACGACCTTGCTACCCATGAAATTTCCGAAGTCACGTTCGACGGTCCGGACCTTGGCGAGATTTGGGGTGTGGATGTGATGGGCGGCAACGTATTGGTCACCTCGGCCTATGGCTTCATCGCCAACATCGACCCCGTTTCCGGCAATTGTTTGACGACGGACCTGGCGGAAGCTGGTGCTTCGGCGGATGCGCAAACAGCCATGGGCATGGCGGCTGGCGGCGGCTACATCTACGTGGGCGGCAACGGTGTTATTGCCCGTCACTCCATGCACGGCGACCCCACCATCCACCTCCAGTCTCCGGGCGAAGCCAAAGATGCGATCGTACTGGGAGCCACGCTGTACACCGGCCAATACAGCGGCCAAGGCATCTGGAAATACGACCCCAATGACGGCCAGCCGATCCGCCAGGCCGCTGCGTTCCCCAAGGCGCAGAACCGGCCCCTTGACGTCAGCTGGGATAACCATCACCAATTGATCCTTGTCGCTGCCCAGTCGGATACGGAAGCGGGCGGTTCCTTGTGGACCTACGACCCCGTGACGGAGGCGTCCGGCCATTTCATCAACCCCATTGACGATGTCCAGCTTTTGCGTGCCGTTGTGGCCCGGGAAGGTGTGGCCTACTGCGGTGGCGGCGGTCCGGGAACGATCGACGGCGGGACCATCATGGCTATTGACCCGACCACCGGGGCGGAGCTGTGGCGGATGGATCCGCAGGACTCCGGGACAGCTGCGCTGGCCCTTCAGGGGCACAACCTATACGCACTTTCCCGCCGGGGCACGTTGCTGGTCATTGATGTGCGCAACCGCCAGGTGATGCACCAGAAGAGCATCCGCCCTCTGGCTGAGGGTTTTGGTGCCCTGCTGACTAATGCTGGTGTTGTTTACGGTGTCTCTGGAACCACTGTGTTCTGCTTTGACCCTGTCACCTTCGAGGTGTCCACCGTACTGGGTGATACCCAGGGAGGTTGGTTCAGCGGGCGGCATCTGGCCAATGACGAGGACGGGAACATTTACTCTTTGCGCGGACGAAACCTGGTACGCATCGAGGTTCCGACGTATCCGCAGACAGACATTGGGGTCACCTGCCGTTCCATTGGCCGCAACGTCACGCTTCAGGTGACGGCCCAAAACGTGGAGCAGATACCGGTGGACGTTTTCATCTCAACGCCGTACGGGGAGAAGCAGTTCAAGAACGTACAACCAGGCAGGAACGCTTTCCATTCGTTTACCGCCCGCCTGCCGGAACTCCCTGCAGGGGAAGTTGTCGTGCGGACCAGCATTTTGGCAGGCGGAGAAGCCATCGTCAGTAGCAAGACCGTCAGCTACGGCGATTAA
- the trpD gene encoding anthranilate phosphoribosyltransferase has translation MNPLQNASADARTWPNLVAALISGENLDQDATQWAMNQIMAGNATDVQIAGFLVALRAKGETVAEVTGLVEAMLSNARPMQVEGDALDIVGTGGDRLNTVNISTMAALVCAGAGATVVKHGNRASSSAAGSADVLEKLGVRLDLPVEAVTRAASEVGITFCFANLFHPSMRYAAVARREIGVPTAFNFLGPLTNPARVVASAIGVADARMAPLMAGVLAARNIRALVFRGSDGLDELTTTGTSTIWEVRDNKITESSFDPLDLGIPRATIEQLRGENAEFNAAVVRRILDGERSPVRDAVVLNAAAGLVAYDRTSSGTLLERMKFAMARAEAAIDGGAAAHVLTSWVALSSNVD, from the coding sequence GTGAATCCTCTGCAAAACGCTTCCGCCGACGCCCGCACCTGGCCAAATCTTGTCGCCGCATTGATCTCCGGGGAGAACCTGGACCAGGACGCCACCCAGTGGGCGATGAACCAGATTATGGCCGGAAATGCCACGGATGTGCAGATTGCCGGGTTCCTGGTTGCCTTGCGTGCCAAGGGTGAAACCGTGGCGGAAGTGACCGGCCTGGTGGAGGCCATGCTCTCCAACGCCCGCCCCATGCAGGTGGAGGGGGACGCCCTGGATATTGTGGGCACGGGAGGGGACCGCCTGAACACCGTCAACATCTCCACCATGGCCGCACTTGTGTGCGCCGGCGCCGGTGCCACCGTGGTCAAGCACGGCAACAGGGCCTCCTCCTCGGCGGCCGGGTCCGCCGACGTACTGGAAAAGCTCGGAGTGCGCCTGGACCTGCCGGTTGAGGCTGTCACCAGGGCCGCCTCCGAGGTTGGCATCACGTTTTGTTTTGCCAACCTGTTCCACCCCTCCATGCGGTACGCGGCCGTTGCGCGCCGTGAAATTGGTGTGCCCACCGCCTTCAACTTCCTCGGCCCGCTGACCAACCCGGCCCGCGTGGTTGCCTCCGCCATTGGTGTTGCCGATGCGCGCATGGCCCCGCTCATGGCAGGAGTCCTGGCCGCCCGCAACATTCGCGCCCTGGTGTTCCGCGGCAGCGATGGCCTGGATGAATTGACGACGACGGGCACCTCCACCATCTGGGAGGTGCGGGACAATAAAATTACGGAGAGCAGCTTTGACCCGCTGGACCTGGGCATTCCCCGGGCCACGATTGAGCAGCTGCGCGGCGAAAACGCCGAATTCAACGCCGCTGTTGTGCGCCGCATCCTCGACGGGGAACGCTCGCCCGTCCGTGACGCCGTGGTTTTGAATGCGGCGGCAGGCCTGGTGGCTTATGACAGGACAAGCTCGGGCACGCTGTTGGAGCGGATGAAGTTTGCCATGGCGCGTGCCGAGGCCGCTATCGACGGCGGGGCTGCCGCTCATGTGCTCACCAGTTGGGTGGCACTGAGCAGCAACGTGGACTAG
- a CDS encoding PQQ-binding-like beta-propeller repeat protein: MQNSFLTRRTVIKAGGAAGLTAILAAAGAGSASAFSPLGSSPAEGEIGVFDLGPAVVQFSLMSAQLVGDTLFIGSRNVEPVRIVALDMPSGRVVGQTELTTGHTIQTMAVNASGTQLYAGVLQKSTGPQANLFRWDLGDLGTPAVAIGTMGDRDVRDMSVAPDGHVFAVGGGSDTPPALWEYDPAAGTVVSRGIPEPGATLARAVAATDTTVFFGAGSTLAGGGNAAGACLYAYDRATGEHTLVTPQEMTADPSIRDLAIFGNQLIIGTAEPSGSSKIAAMDVDNPGSYQVFTAGGVTVKTFARIGEAVYYSSDAGVNRYDLATNQTSPVDSDGPELGEIWGIDALNGKVLVTSGFGFVAEIDPATGRCVFTDLVEAGTEASAQTTMGMAAGGGYIYVGGNGAIARHSMDGEPTTYLRAPGEAKDAIMLGSALYTGQYSSQGIWKYDPQDGQPIRQIASYPKEQNRPLNVSWDESNGLILVAAQSDTAGGGSLWTYDPASGAANHFINPLDDTQLLRAVVAQDGVAYVGGGGPATDDGGTIAAMNPVTGAVLWSLPPADSGVSALAIHGNNLYSLSRRGTITVIDVGTRTVVHQSSIRELSYGFGAMVTNQGVVYGASKTNVFRFDPVTFAVETVLADTAGGWYSGSHLTQDEAGNMYTLQGRNLVRIEVPSLPKVSVEVSARTVGRNTMFQVRAVNSEAVPVDVALTTAYGDKRFNNVQAGKNAFHSFTVRSASLPAGVLTVQSRAVMDGESVTSTKTVRYSAFH, encoded by the coding sequence ATGCAGAACTCTTTCCTCACGCGCAGGACAGTTATCAAGGCCGGGGGTGCAGCTGGGTTGACGGCAATTCTTGCAGCGGCCGGCGCAGGCTCGGCCTCCGCCTTTTCACCGCTGGGCAGCAGCCCGGCGGAAGGGGAGATCGGCGTCTTCGATCTGGGACCCGCCGTCGTACAGTTTTCCCTGATGAGCGCACAACTGGTGGGCGACACCTTGTTCATCGGCTCACGTAACGTGGAACCGGTCCGCATCGTGGCCCTGGATATGCCCAGTGGCCGCGTGGTTGGCCAGACCGAGCTGACGACCGGCCACACCATCCAGACCATGGCGGTCAATGCGTCCGGAACTCAGCTGTATGCCGGCGTGCTCCAGAAGAGCACGGGGCCGCAAGCCAACCTGTTCCGTTGGGACCTTGGCGACTTGGGCACGCCGGCCGTGGCCATCGGCACCATGGGCGACCGGGATGTCCGCGATATGAGTGTGGCCCCTGACGGGCACGTGTTCGCCGTGGGCGGCGGGTCTGACACGCCGCCGGCCTTGTGGGAGTACGATCCAGCGGCAGGCACGGTGGTCAGCCGCGGCATCCCCGAACCAGGTGCAACACTGGCCCGTGCAGTTGCCGCGACGGACACCACGGTGTTCTTCGGGGCCGGCAGCACCCTCGCCGGCGGCGGAAACGCTGCAGGTGCCTGCCTCTACGCCTATGACCGGGCCACCGGCGAGCACACCCTGGTGACACCTCAGGAAATGACAGCAGATCCGAGCATCCGCGACCTGGCCATCTTTGGGAACCAGCTGATCATCGGTACGGCAGAACCGTCCGGATCCTCCAAGATTGCCGCCATGGACGTTGACAACCCCGGCTCCTATCAGGTGTTCACGGCCGGGGGCGTCACGGTGAAGACCTTCGCCCGTATCGGGGAGGCCGTCTACTATTCGAGCGATGCCGGTGTCAACCGTTACGACCTGGCCACCAACCAGACCTCGCCGGTAGACTCCGACGGACCTGAGTTGGGTGAGATCTGGGGCATTGATGCGTTGAACGGCAAGGTGCTGGTGACGTCCGGCTTCGGTTTCGTTGCGGAGATTGACCCCGCCACCGGCCGCTGCGTCTTCACCGATCTCGTGGAGGCCGGCACGGAAGCCTCTGCCCAGACCACCATGGGCATGGCAGCCGGCGGCGGCTACATCTATGTGGGCGGCAACGGAGCTATCGCCCGCCACTCCATGGACGGCGAACCTACCACCTACCTGCGGGCCCCGGGTGAGGCGAAGGACGCCATCATGCTCGGCAGTGCTCTCTACACCGGCCAGTACAGCAGCCAGGGAATCTGGAAATACGATCCCCAGGACGGCCAGCCGATCCGCCAGATCGCCAGCTACCCGAAGGAGCAAAACCGCCCCCTCAACGTCAGCTGGGACGAGTCCAACGGGCTCATTCTGGTGGCAGCCCAGTCCGACACGGCAGGAGGCGGATCCCTCTGGACCTACGATCCGGCAAGTGGGGCGGCAAATCATTTCATCAACCCCCTTGATGACACGCAGCTGCTACGTGCCGTGGTGGCGCAGGACGGGGTGGCCTATGTCGGCGGTGGCGGACCGGCAACCGACGACGGCGGCACCATCGCCGCCATGAACCCGGTGACAGGCGCTGTGCTGTGGAGCCTGCCACCAGCGGACAGCGGCGTTTCTGCCCTGGCGATCCACGGCAACAACCTCTACTCGCTGTCCCGAAGGGGCACCATCACCGTGATCGATGTGGGCACCCGCACAGTTGTTCACCAGAGCAGCATCAGGGAGCTGTCCTACGGCTTTGGCGCCATGGTGACCAACCAGGGGGTCGTGTACGGTGCGTCGAAAACAAACGTGTTCCGTTTTGACCCCGTGACGTTTGCTGTTGAGACCGTGCTGGCCGACACCGCCGGCGGCTGGTACAGCGGCTCCCACCTGACCCAAGACGAAGCCGGAAACATGTACACCCTCCAGGGGCGCAACCTGGTCCGCATCGAGGTTCCCTCGCTGCCTAAGGTATCGGTGGAGGTCTCCGCCCGGACTGTGGGGCGCAATACGATGTTCCAGGTCCGAGCCGTCAATTCCGAGGCCGTGCCCGTCGATGTTGCCCTCACCACGGCTTACGGAGACAAACGTTTCAACAACGTCCAGGCGGGGAAGAACGCCTTCCACTCCTTTACCGTCCGCTCGGCGTCACTGCCTGCCGGAGTCCTCACCGTCCAATCCCGTGCCGTCATGGACGGGGAATCGGTGACCAGCACCAAGACTGTGCGCTACAGCGCCTTTCACTAG